The proteins below come from a single Halobacillus salinarum genomic window:
- a CDS encoding deoxyribonuclease IV: MMKFGSHVSIRNGYLSAAKHAFSMNASAFQYFPKNPRSLSAKNFNKEDAALCSEYCKVHSMTSVSHSPYPTSLTPQDSFKRNQVVKSLLNDLEISEACGSLGTVVHFGKLLDVHEPLASYQLMIDVLDEVLNEWTGSAKILLENMAGKPGSIGTTLEELTQVRNLCGDSEKIGFCLDTCHAFASGLWNGGNWQELEKKGRELGFWDNLGVIHLNNSNYDTGSGKDRHANIFGQGYIREEQFSQFMRADILKKVPFILETPKDVVSHEEEILALYKKWGD, encoded by the coding sequence ATGATGAAATTTGGCAGTCATGTATCTATAAGAAATGGTTATTTAAGTGCAGCTAAACACGCTTTTTCAATGAATGCTTCTGCTTTCCAATATTTCCCGAAAAATCCCAGAAGTTTATCCGCAAAGAATTTTAACAAAGAGGATGCGGCTCTATGTTCTGAATATTGTAAGGTACATTCCATGACTTCTGTTTCCCATTCGCCCTACCCAACCAGCTTGACCCCTCAGGATTCCTTTAAACGAAACCAAGTAGTGAAATCTTTATTGAATGATCTTGAGATCAGCGAAGCATGTGGATCTCTTGGAACAGTGGTGCACTTCGGAAAGTTATTGGATGTGCATGAACCTTTGGCAAGCTATCAGTTAATGATTGATGTGCTGGATGAAGTGCTGAATGAATGGACAGGAAGTGCAAAAATTCTCCTTGAAAATATGGCTGGTAAACCTGGTTCAATAGGTACAACGCTAGAAGAATTGACACAAGTACGTAATCTATGCGGTGATTCAGAAAAAATTGGTTTCTGCCTGGACACATGTCATGCTTTTGCGAGCGGACTTTGGAACGGGGGAAATTGGCAAGAGTTAGAGAAAAAAGGCCGGGAACTCGGGTTTTGGGATAATCTAGGTGTGATTCACCTGAATAACTCTAACTATGATACCGGCTCAGGAAAGGACAGGCATGCAAATATTTTCGGGCAAGGATACATAAGAGAAGAACAATTTTCTCAATTCATGAGGGCAGACATTTTAAAGAAGGTACCTTTTATTCTGGAAACTCCGAAAGATGTTGTTTCCCATGAAGAAGAAATCCTTGCTCTTTATAAAAAATGGGGGGATTAA
- a CDS encoding 5'-methylthioadenosine/adenosylhomocysteine nucleosidase has product MPIGILGALEQEISYFLARMDIWRKQEIAKHNFYYGELENERIVLCQTGVGKVNAASISQILIDLYKVKAIIFTGTAGALDPDLNIGDIIVSTDVIQFDVDFSPIGFPLGMIPYLKRSAYVANPHLVKLALNTATKFPEQKVVKGRILTGDQFVTTNRVAEEIRKTFKGVSVEAEGAAVGQVCYLNNIPFVIIRAISDRANMKAPSDFTTIAEEVAKPAQMVVVSIIKRLNELKRKKKHLK; this is encoded by the coding sequence GTGCCAATAGGAATATTAGGAGCGCTGGAACAGGAAATTTCCTATTTTTTGGCGAGAATGGATATTTGGCGCAAACAAGAAATTGCCAAGCATAATTTTTATTATGGAGAGCTTGAAAATGAGAGAATTGTCCTCTGTCAAACTGGAGTTGGAAAAGTAAATGCTGCCTCAATCTCACAGATTTTAATTGACCTTTATAAAGTAAAAGCCATCATCTTTACCGGTACAGCTGGCGCATTAGACCCGGATTTAAATATTGGCGACATTATTGTCTCTACAGATGTCATTCAATTTGACGTTGACTTTTCTCCAATTGGATTTCCTTTAGGAATGATTCCATACTTAAAAAGGTCCGCCTATGTGGCAAATCCACATTTAGTTAAACTTGCCTTAAATACAGCAACAAAATTTCCAGAACAAAAAGTAGTAAAAGGAAGGATCTTAACAGGGGATCAATTTGTCACTACCAACAGAGTAGCTGAAGAAATCCGTAAAACCTTTAAAGGAGTGAGCGTAGAAGCGGAAGGAGCAGCAGTCGGCCAGGTATGTTATTTGAATAACATTCCCTTTGTAATCATCCGTGCGATTTCTGATCGAGCTAATATGAAGGCTCCCAGTGATTTTACAACTATAGCTGAAGAAGTTGCCAAGCCGGCTCAAATGGTTGTGGTAAGTATAATTAAGAGACTTAACGAATTAAAAAGAAAGAAAAAACACCTCAAATGA
- a CDS encoding YjzC family protein, giving the protein MAETTYKTGEKAPETATYKVGSLVNGGAANQDNTEVEVKKGEQFPPSPSTNEAAYWVKSSE; this is encoded by the coding sequence ATGGCAGAAACCACTTATAAGACAGGTGAAAAAGCTCCAGAAACCGCGACTTACAAAGTGGGAAGCCTAGTAAATGGAGGAGCAGCCAACCAAGACAATACAGAAGTAGAAGTCAAAAAAGGCGAGCAGTTCCCACCTTCTCCATCCACAAATGAAGCAGCCTATTGGGTAAAATCATCTGAATAA
- a CDS encoding DUF1697 domain-containing protein, translating into MQYIAFLRGINVGGKNKIKMAELRKLMEEKSLTKVRTYIQSGNILFESDRKENELINHLEVSIHERFGFFVPVIIRTAAELQSILVRCPFSEEEIAAAASSAAGECLYLALLQEIPSPEASQSLLSLNSEGETCQLEERQVYLLVHDTIRKSKVADYLNKQFSPVTIRNWKTIRKLVSMAES; encoded by the coding sequence ATGCAGTATATTGCTTTTTTACGTGGAATAAACGTTGGAGGAAAAAACAAAATCAAGATGGCAGAACTAAGAAAGCTGATGGAGGAAAAAAGCTTAACTAAAGTACGTACTTACATACAAAGCGGAAATATTTTGTTTGAATCTGATCGAAAAGAGAACGAGCTGATCAATCACTTGGAAGTTTCTATTCATGAAAGATTTGGTTTTTTTGTGCCGGTTATCATAAGGACGGCAGCAGAATTGCAATCAATCCTAGTCCGGTGTCCTTTTTCGGAAGAAGAAATTGCAGCCGCTGCTTCCTCGGCAGCGGGAGAGTGCTTATATCTTGCTCTACTGCAGGAAATTCCTTCTCCAGAAGCCTCACAATCATTGCTTTCCCTAAATAGTGAGGGAGAGACGTGTCAGCTGGAGGAGAGACAGGTTTATTTACTTGTTCATGATACGATTCGAAAATCAAAGGTGGCAGACTATTTAAATAAACAATTTAGTCCTGTGACAATAAGAAATTGGAAAACCATCAGGAAGCTTGTTTCTATGGCAGAATCATAG